The Streptomyces sp. NBC_01571 genome includes the window CAGACGGAACGGGATCAACAGGCCGCCCCGGTCGTTTGTCGCGTCCAACGAGTGCACCCACACCAGCGCCTCGCCGCCTACGGGATCATTCACTCGTCGCGCCTCGACAAGGCAGACGACAGATGCTGAACCTGGCCCGGGGAACTCCAACACTCGCATCGCAACTGTCTTTGTCGTGGCAGCGTGGGAAACGAGACTCTCGACCGCGCTCAGCTGACTTGTGGGCAACAGATCACCGAAGCCACGACCCACGCACTGCTCCACTGTCCTGCCCAGTGTCCTTGCCATCGCCGCGTTGAGGTTGCGGATAACTCCGGCCAGGGTCAAAAGAGCCGACGGTGTTGCCATCTGAAGAATTTCGTCCGAGGCGTCCATTCGCCGCTCACTACCCATCTTCGAGCGATATGACCTCGTTGTCCTTCAATAACAGTATCTGCGTGCAGAGCAGGCCGCCTCCACCAGCAGGGGCATGCAACAGAGCGCAGACCGCGGGAGACGAGCGGACAGCCTGCTACCTGTTGGTCGACCGCCTGGCCGCCGCCCACCAGCTTGACCGGCTCCCGCGCGACCTGGTCAAACTGGCCCGCTACCTCCTGATCACGCCGATCAACGATCGACGGGTATATCACCATCGGTGATCCGGCTGTCGCTATCGGCGTGCGCCGGCGAGCTCGGGAGGCGACCCGCTCAGGGTCGGGTGAGGCCTGGATGACGGTGAGAATCATCATGATTACTCACCGTGCTCGACGTGTCGGTGTACGGGTTGCGTGCAGCAAGGACGGTGAACAGGGTGGCGACGATGGCAAGTCCGCCGTATCCGAGGGCGATCTGCGGTAGCGGGAAGGCGTTCGAGAGTTGGCCCGAGATGAGGCTGGGGAAGGCGGCGCCGCTGTAGCAGAGGAGGTAGATCGCGCTGAAGATCGGCGCCCGGTCGGCGAGTGTGCTGCCGTGCAGCAGGCCGCGGGTGGCGGCACTGATGGCAATGCCTTGACCGGCTCCGGCGACGACGGTTGCGGCGATGAACAGCGCCAGTGTGCCGATGGCGATCGCTGCAACGATGCCGATCCATCCGGCCAGGAAGATGGTCATGCCGATGCGTTGAGCCGCCATGGATGTGAAGCGGCCGCCGACGGGAGCGCCGAGAACGCTGGGGGCCATGTAGGCAGCGAAGACCAGTCCGAGGAGGAGTGGACTGTGGGTGTGGAGTTGATCTGCGACCAGTGCGGGCATGAAGGCCTGGTAGAAGGCCCCGGTGGCCCAGGTGGCCAAGAACACCGCGGCCGCGACAGGGAGGAGGTGCCTGACCCGGGCCGCTACGTGGACCCGGGGTATCAGTGATCGCCAAGCGCCTGGCGTCGACTTCGCGGTTTCCGGACTGATGACGATGAGTGCGGTTGCCAGTACGAGGAGAACGGCGCAAACCAGGTAGATGAGATCGCGTGGCCAGGGGGCGAACTGGACCAGGGCGCCGGAGGTGACGGCGCCGAGGGTGAGGCCGAGCATGGGTCCCTGGCTGGACGCGACGGAGGCCAACCATTCCGGCCTGGCGGGTGCGGTGTCGACGATGTAGGAGGTGAGGCTGCTGCTGGCCAACCCCGCACCGACGCCCATCAGTAGCCGACCGGCCAGCAGGGTGCCGATGTCGTGCACGTTCAGCAGGAGCAGACAGCCCAACAGGAGCAGCCCGAGGCTGGCGATCGCGGTGAGCCGCCGGCCCAGATGATTGGACAGTCGTCCCAGCACCAACAGGGTGGCGATAGTGCCGACGGAGTACGTGACGACGGCCAGTGAGATGCTGGCGTTGGTGAACCCGTCCTCGGCCCGGTAGGTGTTGAACAGGGGGATCGGAGCGGCCGTCGCAGCAAACGAGGCCACCAGGGAGACCACCGCAGATGAGAATGCCAGCCGGGGCGATTTGCCCCCGCGCGCCAGGTTGATCACTGGTGCCACGTCTTGCATCTAACCGTGCCTTTCTATTGTTCTGAACCACCCCGGAGTTTCTGGAAGTCCGGGGCTGTCTGCCCCGGGCGCCGACACCGGGCAGAGCCGGGCCGACACACTCCGGCCAAATGACGCACCACGCGACACCACCCGTGAGCAAGAAGTCACAACGAATGGATGTCGGCGTCCATCGGGTCAGCGTCGAACCGCGGGGCCGTCTTACCAACCACGTCGCGATCTCGCCCGTTCCGCGTCGCCCTCCCACCGCTGCCCGCGCCGGTGAACGTGGTACGACGCCGACGGGCCGCGCACCTGAGGATGGTGAGCCGGCGAGGCGCCAAGTCGGTCTGGGGCGAACGACCCGTCGGAACGCCGGACGGCTTTGCCAGGTCGTGCTCGATCGACGTCTGGACAGACGTATTCACCCTCGCGAGATCGGGGGGAATTGACCTGCTCTCACCTCTCAAAAACTCATTCTGAAATGATCAGTAAGCCTGGGCCGGTCAAGGGAACGGT containing:
- a CDS encoding MFS transporter, whose amino-acid sequence is MQDVAPVINLARGGKSPRLAFSSAVVSLVASFAATAAPIPLFNTYRAEDGFTNASISLAVVTYSVGTIATLLVLGRLSNHLGRRLTAIASLGLLLLGCLLLLNVHDIGTLLAGRLLMGVGAGLASSSLTSYIVDTAPARPEWLASVASSQGPMLGLTLGAVTSGALVQFAPWPRDLIYLVCAVLLVLATALIVISPETAKSTPGAWRSLIPRVHVAARVRHLLPVAAAVFLATWATGAFYQAFMPALVADQLHTHSPLLLGLVFAAYMAPSVLGAPVGGRFTSMAAQRIGMTIFLAGWIGIVAAIAIGTLALFIAATVVAGAGQGIAISAATRGLLHGSTLADRAPIFSAIYLLCYSGAAFPSLISGQLSNAFPLPQIALGYGGLAIVATLFTVLAARNPYTDTSSTVSNHDDSHRHPGLTRP